A portion of the Amia ocellicauda isolate fAmiCal2 chromosome 22, fAmiCal2.hap1, whole genome shotgun sequence genome contains these proteins:
- the tle2a gene encoding transducin-like enhancer protein 2a isoform X1: MFPQNRPAAPLQAPPGSSAAAAAAVAAAAAGTPQSLKLTYPETLDRIKEEFQFLQTQYHSLKLECEKLATEKTEIQRHYVMYYEMSYGLNIEMHKQTEIAKRLNVICAQLIPFLSQEHQQQVVQAMERAKQVTMGELNAAIGHQLQAQHLSHHAQGLPLGAHPSGLPPGGLASLGGGSGLLALTGALGAQASLAAKEERSHLEAAALEHHRDREPGPSSLSNGEKSRPPPPDYLSNGKKRKAEEKEFMTDYGSDADKSDDNLVVDEDPASPHSVQSFSSRENGLDKLPLQRKDPPQASPASLASSSSAASPSRAKELPQSEKSNTPGVKPGTPMPPGEPSTPGPSTAPAQFRPVPGKSGVDPLALGLRTPLSVQGSYPPGAFGLPPPGVNGELGGAGGYAGLHLVSPQQINGAAAAAVGYGRSPVVGYESPHPHVRIPGLPSSLQSASSGKPAYSFHVSADGQMQPVPFPPDALLGPGIPRHARQIHTLAHGEVVCAVTISTSTRHVYTGGKGCVKVWDISQPGSKSPMAQLDCLNRDNYIRSCKLLPDGRTLIVGGEASTLSIWDLATPTPRIKAELTSSAPACYALAISPDAKVCFSCCSDGNIVVWDLQNQTLVRQFQGHTDGASCIDISNDGTKLWTGGLDNTVRCWDLREGRQLQQHDFTSQIFSLGYCPTGEWLAVGMESSNVEVLHVSKPDKYQLHLHESCVLSLKFAYCGKWFVSTGKDNLLNAWRTPYGASIFQSKESSSVLSCDISPDDQFIVTGSGDKKATVYEVIY, from the exons ATGTTTCCCCAAAACAGACCGGCG GCTCCTCTCCAGGCCCCCCCCGGCTCTTCAGCAGCGGCGGCCGCAGCAGTGGCGGCCGCAGCGGCAGGGACCCCCCAGTCGCTTAAACTCACGTACCCCGAAACGCTGGACCGCATCAAGGAGGAATTCCAGTTCCTGCAGACACAGTACCACAG tctgaaGCTGGAGTGTGAGAAGCTGGCCACGGAGAAGACAGAAATTCAGAGACACTACGTCATG tactATGAAATGTCTTATGGGTTAAACATTGAAATGCACAAGCAG ACGGAGATCGCCAAGCGCCTGAACGTGATCTGCGCCCAGCTCATCCCCTTCCTGTCGCAGGAG CACCAGCAGCAGGTGGTCCAGGCCATGGAACGCGCCAAGCAGGTGACTATGGGGGAGTTGAATGCCGCGATAGGG CACCAGCTCCAGGCCCAGCACCTGTCCCACCACGCTCAGGGCCTGCCCCTGGGCGCCCACCCCTCCGGCCTGCCCCCGGGCGGCCTGGCGTCCCTGGGGGGCGGCTCGGGGCTGCTGGCTCTGACGGGAGCCCTGGGAGCGCAGGCCTCTCTCGCTGCCAAGGAGGAGCGCTCTCACCTGGAGGCGGCGGCGCTGGAGCATCACAGAG ACCGGGAGCCTGGGCCG agctCGCTGTCCAACGGTGAAAAGAGTCGCCCACCGCCCCCAGACTACCTCAGCAATGGCAAGAAGAGAAAAGCAGAGGAGAAGGAGTTCATGACAGACTAT ggCAGCGATGCAGACAAGAGTGATGATAACTTGGTGGTTGACGAG gACCCCGCGTCCCCTCACAGTGTGCAGTCATTCTCCTCCCGTGAGAACGGTCTGGACAAGCTGCCCCTGCAGAGGAAGGACCCCCCCCAGGCCAGCCCGGCCTCCCTGGCCTCCTCCAGCAGTGCGGCCTCCCCCTCCCGCGCCAAGGAGCTCCCACAG agtgaGAAGTCCAACACTCCAGGGGTGAAGCCAGGGACCCCGATGCCCCCCGGGGAGCCATCGACACCGGGGCCCAGCACCGCGCCAGCACAGTTCAGACCTGTGCCAGGGAAATCCGGAGTGGATCCACTGG CCCTAGGTCTGCGCACTCCTCTTTCGGTGCAAGGCTCGTACCCCCCGGGTGCGTTCGGGTTGCCCCCCCCCGGGGTGAACGGGGAGCTGGGGGGTGCGGGGGGCTACGCAGGGCTGCACCTCGTCTCGCCGCAGCAGATCAACGGAGCGGCAGCTGCGGCCGTCGGCTACGGACGATCGCCTGTG GTGGGCTATGAGTCGCCCCACCCCCATGTCAGGATCCCTGGGCTGCCCTCCAGCCTGCAGAGCGCCTCCTCTGGAAAGCC CGCCTACTCGTTCCACGTGAGCGCGGACGGGCAGATGCAGCCGGTGCCCTTCCCCCCCGACGCCCTGCTGGGCCCGGGCATCCCGCGCCACGCCCGGCAGATCCACACGCTGGCCCACGGGGAGGTGGTGTGCGCCGTCACCATCAGCACCTCCACGCGCCACGTCTACACCGGCGGCAAGGGCTGCGTCAAGGTCTGGGACATCAGCCAGCCTGGCAGCAAGAGCCCCATGGCACAGCTGGACTGCCTG AACAGAGACAACTACATCCGCTCCTGTAAGCTGCTCCCCGACGGGCGGACCCTGATAGTGGGGGGGGAGGCCAGCACGCTGTCCATCTGGGACCTGGCCACGCCCACCCCGCGCATCAAGGCGGAACTGACGTCCTCGGCCCCCGCCTGCTACGCCCTGGCCATCAGCCCCGACGCCAAGGTGTGCTTCTCCTGCTGCAGCGACGGCAACATCGTGGTTTGGGACCTGCAGAACCAGACCCTCGTCAG GCAGTTCCAGGGCCACACAGACGGCGCCAGCTGTATCGACATCTCCAACGACGGGACCAAGCTGTGGACGGGCGGCCTGGACAACACGGTGCGCTGCTGGGACCTGAGGGAGGGGCGGCAGCTCCAGCAGCACGACTTCACCTCACAG ATCTTCTCCCTGGGCTACTGTCCCACGGGCGAGTGGCTGGCCGTGGGGATGGAGAGCAGCAACGTGGAGGTGCTGCACGTCTCCAAGCCCGACAAGTACCAGCTGCACCTGCATGAGAGCTGCGTGCTGTCGCTCAAGTTCGCCTACTGCG GGAAGTGGTTTGTGAGCACCGGCAAAGACAACCTGCTGAACGCCTGGAGGACGCCGTACGGAGCCAGTATATTCCAG TCAAAGGAATCCTCGTCCGTGCTGAGCTGCGACATCTCCCCCGATGACCAGTTCATCGTCACGGGGTCCGGGGACAAGAAGGCCACCGTGTACGAGGTCATCTACTGA
- the tle2a gene encoding transducin-like enhancer protein 2a isoform X2 produces MFPQNRPAAPLQAPPGSSAAAAAAVAAAAAGTPQSLKLTYPETLDRIKEEFQFLQTQYHSLKLECEKLATEKTEIQRHYVMYYEMSYGLNIEMHKQTEIAKRLNVICAQLIPFLSQEHQQQVVQAMERAKQHQLQAQHLSHHAQGLPLGAHPSGLPPGGLASLGGGSGLLALTGALGAQASLAAKEERSHLEAAALEHHRDREPGPSSLSNGEKSRPPPPDYLSNGKKRKAEEKEFMTDYGSDADKSDDNLVVDEDPASPHSVQSFSSRENGLDKLPLQRKDPPQASPASLASSSSAASPSRAKELPQSEKSNTPGVKPGTPMPPGEPSTPGPSTAPAQFRPVPGKSGVDPLALGLRTPLSVQGSYPPGAFGLPPPGVNGELGGAGGYAGLHLVSPQQINGAAAAAVGYGRSPVVGYESPHPHVRIPGLPSSLQSASSGKPAYSFHVSADGQMQPVPFPPDALLGPGIPRHARQIHTLAHGEVVCAVTISTSTRHVYTGGKGCVKVWDISQPGSKSPMAQLDCLNRDNYIRSCKLLPDGRTLIVGGEASTLSIWDLATPTPRIKAELTSSAPACYALAISPDAKVCFSCCSDGNIVVWDLQNQTLVRQFQGHTDGASCIDISNDGTKLWTGGLDNTVRCWDLREGRQLQQHDFTSQIFSLGYCPTGEWLAVGMESSNVEVLHVSKPDKYQLHLHESCVLSLKFAYCGKWFVSTGKDNLLNAWRTPYGASIFQSKESSSVLSCDISPDDQFIVTGSGDKKATVYEVIY; encoded by the exons ATGTTTCCCCAAAACAGACCGGCG GCTCCTCTCCAGGCCCCCCCCGGCTCTTCAGCAGCGGCGGCCGCAGCAGTGGCGGCCGCAGCGGCAGGGACCCCCCAGTCGCTTAAACTCACGTACCCCGAAACGCTGGACCGCATCAAGGAGGAATTCCAGTTCCTGCAGACACAGTACCACAG tctgaaGCTGGAGTGTGAGAAGCTGGCCACGGAGAAGACAGAAATTCAGAGACACTACGTCATG tactATGAAATGTCTTATGGGTTAAACATTGAAATGCACAAGCAG ACGGAGATCGCCAAGCGCCTGAACGTGATCTGCGCCCAGCTCATCCCCTTCCTGTCGCAGGAG CACCAGCAGCAGGTGGTCCAGGCCATGGAACGCGCCAAGCAG CACCAGCTCCAGGCCCAGCACCTGTCCCACCACGCTCAGGGCCTGCCCCTGGGCGCCCACCCCTCCGGCCTGCCCCCGGGCGGCCTGGCGTCCCTGGGGGGCGGCTCGGGGCTGCTGGCTCTGACGGGAGCCCTGGGAGCGCAGGCCTCTCTCGCTGCCAAGGAGGAGCGCTCTCACCTGGAGGCGGCGGCGCTGGAGCATCACAGAG ACCGGGAGCCTGGGCCG agctCGCTGTCCAACGGTGAAAAGAGTCGCCCACCGCCCCCAGACTACCTCAGCAATGGCAAGAAGAGAAAAGCAGAGGAGAAGGAGTTCATGACAGACTAT ggCAGCGATGCAGACAAGAGTGATGATAACTTGGTGGTTGACGAG gACCCCGCGTCCCCTCACAGTGTGCAGTCATTCTCCTCCCGTGAGAACGGTCTGGACAAGCTGCCCCTGCAGAGGAAGGACCCCCCCCAGGCCAGCCCGGCCTCCCTGGCCTCCTCCAGCAGTGCGGCCTCCCCCTCCCGCGCCAAGGAGCTCCCACAG agtgaGAAGTCCAACACTCCAGGGGTGAAGCCAGGGACCCCGATGCCCCCCGGGGAGCCATCGACACCGGGGCCCAGCACCGCGCCAGCACAGTTCAGACCTGTGCCAGGGAAATCCGGAGTGGATCCACTGG CCCTAGGTCTGCGCACTCCTCTTTCGGTGCAAGGCTCGTACCCCCCGGGTGCGTTCGGGTTGCCCCCCCCCGGGGTGAACGGGGAGCTGGGGGGTGCGGGGGGCTACGCAGGGCTGCACCTCGTCTCGCCGCAGCAGATCAACGGAGCGGCAGCTGCGGCCGTCGGCTACGGACGATCGCCTGTG GTGGGCTATGAGTCGCCCCACCCCCATGTCAGGATCCCTGGGCTGCCCTCCAGCCTGCAGAGCGCCTCCTCTGGAAAGCC CGCCTACTCGTTCCACGTGAGCGCGGACGGGCAGATGCAGCCGGTGCCCTTCCCCCCCGACGCCCTGCTGGGCCCGGGCATCCCGCGCCACGCCCGGCAGATCCACACGCTGGCCCACGGGGAGGTGGTGTGCGCCGTCACCATCAGCACCTCCACGCGCCACGTCTACACCGGCGGCAAGGGCTGCGTCAAGGTCTGGGACATCAGCCAGCCTGGCAGCAAGAGCCCCATGGCACAGCTGGACTGCCTG AACAGAGACAACTACATCCGCTCCTGTAAGCTGCTCCCCGACGGGCGGACCCTGATAGTGGGGGGGGAGGCCAGCACGCTGTCCATCTGGGACCTGGCCACGCCCACCCCGCGCATCAAGGCGGAACTGACGTCCTCGGCCCCCGCCTGCTACGCCCTGGCCATCAGCCCCGACGCCAAGGTGTGCTTCTCCTGCTGCAGCGACGGCAACATCGTGGTTTGGGACCTGCAGAACCAGACCCTCGTCAG GCAGTTCCAGGGCCACACAGACGGCGCCAGCTGTATCGACATCTCCAACGACGGGACCAAGCTGTGGACGGGCGGCCTGGACAACACGGTGCGCTGCTGGGACCTGAGGGAGGGGCGGCAGCTCCAGCAGCACGACTTCACCTCACAG ATCTTCTCCCTGGGCTACTGTCCCACGGGCGAGTGGCTGGCCGTGGGGATGGAGAGCAGCAACGTGGAGGTGCTGCACGTCTCCAAGCCCGACAAGTACCAGCTGCACCTGCATGAGAGCTGCGTGCTGTCGCTCAAGTTCGCCTACTGCG GGAAGTGGTTTGTGAGCACCGGCAAAGACAACCTGCTGAACGCCTGGAGGACGCCGTACGGAGCCAGTATATTCCAG TCAAAGGAATCCTCGTCCGTGCTGAGCTGCGACATCTCCCCCGATGACCAGTTCATCGTCACGGGGTCCGGGGACAAGAAGGCCACCGTGTACGAGGTCATCTACTGA
- the tle2a gene encoding transducin-like enhancer protein 2a isoform X3 — MFPQNRPAAPLQAPPGSSAAAAAAVAAAAAGTPQSLKLTYPETLDRIKEEFQFLQTQYHSLKLECEKLATEKTEIQRHYVMYYEMSYGLNIEMHKQTEIAKRLNVICAQLIPFLSQEHQQQVVQAMERAKQVTMGELNAAIGHQLQAQHLSHHAQGLPLGAHPSGLPPGGLASLGGGSGLLALTGALGAQASLAAKEERSHLEAAALEHHRGWGRCAMLRGMELDREPGPSSLSNGEKSRPPPPDYLSNGKKRKAEEKEFMTDYGSDADKSDDNLVVDEDPASPHSVQSFSSRENGLDKLPLQRKDPPQASPASLASSSSAASPSRAKELPQSEKSNTPGVKPGTPMPPGEPSTPGPSTAPAQFRPVPGKSGVDPLALGLRTPLSVQGSYPPGAFGLPPPGVNGELGGAGGYAGLHLVSPQQINGAAAAAVGYGRSPVVGYESPHPHVRIPGLPSSLQSASSGKPAYSFHVSADGQMQPVPFPPDALLGPGIPRHARQIHTLAHGEVVCAVTISTSTRHVYTGGKGCVKVWDISQPGSKSPMAQLDCLNRDNYIRSCKLLPDGRTLIVGGEASTLSIWDLATPTPRIKAELTSSAPACYALAISPDAKVCFSCCSDGNIVVWDLQNQTLVRQFQGHTDGASCIDISNDGTKLWTGGLDNTVRCWDLREGRQLQQHDFTSQIFSLGYCPTGEWLAVGMESSNVEVLHVSKPDKYQLHLHESCVLSLKFAYCGKWFVSTGKDNLLNAWRTPYGASIFQSKESSSVLSCDISPDDQFIVTGSGDKKATVYEVIY; from the exons ATGTTTCCCCAAAACAGACCGGCG GCTCCTCTCCAGGCCCCCCCCGGCTCTTCAGCAGCGGCGGCCGCAGCAGTGGCGGCCGCAGCGGCAGGGACCCCCCAGTCGCTTAAACTCACGTACCCCGAAACGCTGGACCGCATCAAGGAGGAATTCCAGTTCCTGCAGACACAGTACCACAG tctgaaGCTGGAGTGTGAGAAGCTGGCCACGGAGAAGACAGAAATTCAGAGACACTACGTCATG tactATGAAATGTCTTATGGGTTAAACATTGAAATGCACAAGCAG ACGGAGATCGCCAAGCGCCTGAACGTGATCTGCGCCCAGCTCATCCCCTTCCTGTCGCAGGAG CACCAGCAGCAGGTGGTCCAGGCCATGGAACGCGCCAAGCAGGTGACTATGGGGGAGTTGAATGCCGCGATAGGG CACCAGCTCCAGGCCCAGCACCTGTCCCACCACGCTCAGGGCCTGCCCCTGGGCGCCCACCCCTCCGGCCTGCCCCCGGGCGGCCTGGCGTCCCTGGGGGGCGGCTCGGGGCTGCTGGCTCTGACGGGAGCCCTGGGAGCGCAGGCCTCTCTCGCTGCCAAGGAGGAGCGCTCTCACCTGGAGGCGGCGGCGCTGGAGCATCACAGAGG CTGGGGGCGCTGTGCGATGCTGCGGGGGATGGAGCTAGACCGGGAGCCTGGGCCG agctCGCTGTCCAACGGTGAAAAGAGTCGCCCACCGCCCCCAGACTACCTCAGCAATGGCAAGAAGAGAAAAGCAGAGGAGAAGGAGTTCATGACAGACTAT ggCAGCGATGCAGACAAGAGTGATGATAACTTGGTGGTTGACGAG gACCCCGCGTCCCCTCACAGTGTGCAGTCATTCTCCTCCCGTGAGAACGGTCTGGACAAGCTGCCCCTGCAGAGGAAGGACCCCCCCCAGGCCAGCCCGGCCTCCCTGGCCTCCTCCAGCAGTGCGGCCTCCCCCTCCCGCGCCAAGGAGCTCCCACAG agtgaGAAGTCCAACACTCCAGGGGTGAAGCCAGGGACCCCGATGCCCCCCGGGGAGCCATCGACACCGGGGCCCAGCACCGCGCCAGCACAGTTCAGACCTGTGCCAGGGAAATCCGGAGTGGATCCACTGG CCCTAGGTCTGCGCACTCCTCTTTCGGTGCAAGGCTCGTACCCCCCGGGTGCGTTCGGGTTGCCCCCCCCCGGGGTGAACGGGGAGCTGGGGGGTGCGGGGGGCTACGCAGGGCTGCACCTCGTCTCGCCGCAGCAGATCAACGGAGCGGCAGCTGCGGCCGTCGGCTACGGACGATCGCCTGTG GTGGGCTATGAGTCGCCCCACCCCCATGTCAGGATCCCTGGGCTGCCCTCCAGCCTGCAGAGCGCCTCCTCTGGAAAGCC CGCCTACTCGTTCCACGTGAGCGCGGACGGGCAGATGCAGCCGGTGCCCTTCCCCCCCGACGCCCTGCTGGGCCCGGGCATCCCGCGCCACGCCCGGCAGATCCACACGCTGGCCCACGGGGAGGTGGTGTGCGCCGTCACCATCAGCACCTCCACGCGCCACGTCTACACCGGCGGCAAGGGCTGCGTCAAGGTCTGGGACATCAGCCAGCCTGGCAGCAAGAGCCCCATGGCACAGCTGGACTGCCTG AACAGAGACAACTACATCCGCTCCTGTAAGCTGCTCCCCGACGGGCGGACCCTGATAGTGGGGGGGGAGGCCAGCACGCTGTCCATCTGGGACCTGGCCACGCCCACCCCGCGCATCAAGGCGGAACTGACGTCCTCGGCCCCCGCCTGCTACGCCCTGGCCATCAGCCCCGACGCCAAGGTGTGCTTCTCCTGCTGCAGCGACGGCAACATCGTGGTTTGGGACCTGCAGAACCAGACCCTCGTCAG GCAGTTCCAGGGCCACACAGACGGCGCCAGCTGTATCGACATCTCCAACGACGGGACCAAGCTGTGGACGGGCGGCCTGGACAACACGGTGCGCTGCTGGGACCTGAGGGAGGGGCGGCAGCTCCAGCAGCACGACTTCACCTCACAG ATCTTCTCCCTGGGCTACTGTCCCACGGGCGAGTGGCTGGCCGTGGGGATGGAGAGCAGCAACGTGGAGGTGCTGCACGTCTCCAAGCCCGACAAGTACCAGCTGCACCTGCATGAGAGCTGCGTGCTGTCGCTCAAGTTCGCCTACTGCG GGAAGTGGTTTGTGAGCACCGGCAAAGACAACCTGCTGAACGCCTGGAGGACGCCGTACGGAGCCAGTATATTCCAG TCAAAGGAATCCTCGTCCGTGCTGAGCTGCGACATCTCCCCCGATGACCAGTTCATCGTCACGGGGTCCGGGGACAAGAAGGCCACCGTGTACGAGGTCATCTACTGA